Proteins co-encoded in one Gemmatimonadaceae bacterium genomic window:
- a CDS encoding TonB-dependent receptor: MSCLPQARTARRARRSIGARPVTLARLGPLARLTSFARFTPLARVVAIAATAWSSSLAAQARDTLPARRDSVPGDSVRRIERVLVTAIRASDAAPIAQKTIPAAAIRQRQFGQDVPLLLVGAAPAMTAHTETGTNWGYSYLRLRGMDQTRINITIDGIPLNDMEDQVLYFANFADLMSSVQSVQVQRGVGTSSAGTASFAGSVNFETMPVAQRQASGDVQLQVGSFGARRVSASAASGLAGPGRRFAVQARLGVLQTNGYREHAGVAGGSALLGAGYFGDRDIVKLTALAGVLSDTLAYVGATRDELRTNRRYNPLAPDERDRFGQQMVALAYTRLVSDATSLNTTVYRNSASGSYDYFYLPDRYRFNLAHTWYGVTSAVNHQRGALRVFAGVNANDYARAHRGYLQPATTLYDNTGHKSDISAFLKASYDVGRLRWFADVQGRHAEFRYEPDANAGISERSIDWSFLNPKGGVTLSLANGVNLFASYGATTREPARSDLLAGDDDLNATNVGDYGDFTRVRPETVRDFEAGFTVARARYDLSANVYSMDFRNDIARIGAPTASGAVLRRNVGESYRRGLEVDAAWRATSRLSLGGNVAWSTNRIRQFTDSSRGTPVLRRNVEPLLTPRFMSVQRADVAVARSFTVGVEGRFQSRAFLDNTSSADRVLPSYHVLDATARWSRDRYALMVRGANLGNSQRYGSGSVSSSGTVRYFVLPARAIFVTAEMRW, encoded by the coding sequence ATGTCTTGCCTGCCCCAGGCGCGCACCGCGCGCCGTGCGCGCCGATCGATCGGCGCCCGCCCTGTAACGCTCGCACGCCTTGGACCGCTCGCGCGCTTAACTTCGTTCGCGCGCTTCACTCCGCTCGCGCGCGTTGTCGCCATTGCCGCGACCGCCTGGTCGTCATCGCTGGCCGCGCAGGCGCGCGATACGCTCCCCGCGCGCCGCGACTCGGTGCCGGGCGACAGCGTGCGGCGCATCGAGCGCGTGCTGGTCACGGCGATCCGCGCTTCCGACGCGGCCCCCATCGCGCAAAAGACGATTCCGGCGGCGGCCATTCGGCAGCGCCAGTTCGGGCAGGACGTCCCGCTCCTCCTCGTGGGGGCGGCACCGGCGATGACGGCGCACACCGAGACCGGGACCAACTGGGGATACAGCTATCTCCGGCTGCGCGGGATGGACCAGACGCGCATCAACATCACGATCGACGGGATCCCGCTCAACGACATGGAAGACCAGGTCCTCTATTTCGCCAACTTCGCGGACCTGATGTCGAGCGTGCAGTCGGTGCAGGTGCAACGCGGGGTGGGGACGTCGAGCGCCGGCACGGCGTCGTTTGCCGGGTCGGTCAACTTCGAGACCATGCCGGTGGCGCAGCGCCAGGCGAGCGGTGACGTCCAGCTGCAAGTGGGGTCGTTCGGGGCGCGCCGGGTCAGCGCCTCCGCCGCCAGCGGGCTCGCCGGGCCGGGGCGCCGCTTCGCCGTGCAGGCTCGCCTGGGCGTCCTGCAGACCAACGGCTATCGCGAACATGCGGGCGTCGCCGGTGGCTCGGCGCTGCTCGGCGCCGGCTATTTCGGCGACCGCGACATCGTCAAGCTCACGGCGCTGGCTGGCGTGCTCTCGGATACGCTGGCCTACGTGGGGGCGACGCGGGACGAGCTGCGCACCAACCGCAGATACAACCCGCTGGCGCCTGACGAGCGTGATCGCTTTGGGCAGCAGATGGTGGCGCTCGCCTATACCCGCCTCGTGAGCGACGCCACGTCGCTCAACACGACGGTCTATCGCAATTCCGCCTCGGGGAGCTACGACTACTTCTACCTCCCCGATCGCTATCGCTTCAACCTGGCGCACACCTGGTACGGCGTCACCAGCGCGGTGAACCACCAGCGCGGCGCGCTGCGAGTGTTTGCGGGCGTCAACGCCAACGACTACGCGAGAGCGCATCGCGGCTACCTGCAGCCCGCCACCACACTTTACGACAACACCGGGCACAAGTCGGACATCAGTGCCTTCCTCAAGGCGTCGTACGACGTCGGACGCCTGCGCTGGTTCGCCGACGTGCAGGGGCGCCATGCCGAGTTCCGCTACGAGCCGGACGCCAACGCGGGAATCAGCGAAAGATCGATCGACTGGAGCTTCCTCAACCCCAAAGGCGGCGTCACGCTGTCGCTCGCCAATGGCGTAAACCTCTTCGCGTCCTACGGCGCCACCACGCGCGAACCCGCGCGCAGCGACCTCTTGGCCGGCGACGACGACTTGAACGCGACGAACGTGGGCGACTACGGCGACTTCACCCGCGTGCGCCCGGAGACGGTGCGCGACTTCGAGGCGGGGTTCACCGTGGCGCGCGCACGTTACGACCTGTCGGCCAACGTCTACTCGATGGACTTCCGTAACGACATCGCGCGCATCGGCGCGCCCACTGCCTCGGGGGCGGTGCTTCGTCGCAACGTTGGGGAAAGCTACCGTCGCGGCCTCGAGGTGGATGCGGCGTGGCGCGCGACGTCGCGACTGTCGCTGGGCGGCAACGTGGCCTGGAGCACCAACCGCATTCGCCAGTTCACCGACTCCTCGCGTGGCACGCCGGTGCTGCGGCGCAACGTGGAACCGCTGCTCACCCCGCGCTTCATGAGCGTGCAGCGCGCCGACGTTGCCGTCGCCCGGTCGTTCACCGTGGGTGTGGAAGGGCGCTTCCAGTCGCGCGCCTTCCTTGACAACACGTCGAGTGCCGACCGGGTGCTCCCGTCGTACCACGTGCTCGATGCCACGGCACGCTGGTCGCGCGATCGCTACGCCCTCATGGTGCGCGGCGCCAACCTGGGCAACTCGCAGCGCTATGGCAGCGGGTCGGTCTCCTCGTCAGGCACGGTGCGCTACTTCGTGCTGCCCGCACGCGCGATCTTCGTGACGGCGGAGATGCGCTGGTAG